One Chionomys nivalis chromosome 4, mChiNiv1.1, whole genome shotgun sequence genomic region harbors:
- the Chrna3 gene encoding neuronal acetylcholine receptor subunit alpha-3, producing MDAVPLWSPLSLLMLLLLSVASASEAEHRLFQYLFEDYNAIIRPVANVSHPVVIQFEVSMSQLVKVDEVNQIMETNLWLKQIWNDYKLKWKPSDYQGVEFIRVPAEKIWKPDIVLYNNADGDFQVGDKTKALLKYTGEVTWIPPAIFKSSCKIDVTYFPFDYQNCTMKFGTWSYDKAKVDLVLIGSSMNLKDYWESGEWAIIKAPGYKHEIKYNCCEEIYQDITYSLYIRRLPLFYTINLIIPCLLISFLTVLVFYLPSDCGEKVTLCISVLLSLTVFLLVITETIPSTSLVIPLMGEYLLFTMIFVTLSIVITVFVLNVHYRTPTTHTMPTWVKAVFLNLLPRVMFMTRPSSGEGDAQKPRAYYSAELSNLNCFSRADSKSCKEGYPCQDGACSYCHHRRVKISNFNANLTRSSSSESVDAVLSLSALSPEMKEAIQSVKYIAENMKAQNVAKEIQDDWKYVAMVIDRIFLWVFILVCILGTAGLFLQPLMARDDT from the exons ATGGACGCTGTGCCGCTCTGGTCGCCGCTGTCATTGCTGATGTTGCTGCTACTGTCAG TGGCCAGTGCCTCGGAAGCAGAACACCGCCTGTTCCAGTACCTGTTCGAAGATTACAACGCCATCATTCGGCCTGTGGCGAATGTGTCCCATCCCGTTGTCATCCAGTTTGAGGTGTCCATGTCTCAGCTAGTGAAGGTG GATGAAGTAAATCAGATCATGGAGACCAACCTGTGGCTGAAGCAA ATCTGGAATGACTACAAGCTGAAATGGAAGCCCTCTGACTACCAAGGGGTGGAGTTCATACGCGTCCCCGCGGAGAAGATCTGGAAACCAGACATTGTGCTTTATAACAA CGCTGACGGGGATTTCCAGGTTGGCGATAAGACCAAAGCTCTACTCAAGTACACGGGAGAAGTGACTTGGATCCCTCCAGCCATCTTTAAGAGCTCATGCAAAATCGATGTGACCTACTTCCCATTTGACTACCAAAACTGCACCATGAAGTTCGGCACCTGGTCCTATGACAAGGCAAAGGTCGACCTGGTCCTCATCGGCTCCTCCATGAACCTCAAGGACTACTGGGAAAGCGGCGAGTGGGCCATCATCAAAGCCCCGGGCTACAAACATGAGATCAAGTACAACTGCTGCGAGGAGATCTACCAAGACATCACCTACTCGCTGTACATCCGCCGCCTGCCGCTGTTTTACACCATCAACCTCATTATCCCCTGCCTGCTCATCTCCTTCCTCACGGTGCTCGTCTTCTACCTGCCCTCCGACTGTGGCGAGAAGGTGACGCTCTGCATCTCCGTGCTCCTCTCCCTGACCGTCTTCCTCCTAGTGATCACCGAGACCATCCCTTCCACCTCGTTGGTCATCCCCCTGATGGGGGAGTACCTCCTCTTCACGATGATCTTTGTCACCTTGTCCATCGTCATCACGGTCTTCGTGCTCAACGTGCACTACAGGACTCCGACCACCCACACGATGCCCACGTGGGTCAAGGCCGTGTTCCTAAACCTGCTCCCCAGGGTCATGTTCATGACGCGGCCAAGCAGCGGCGAGGGAGATGCTCAGAAGCCAAGGGCCTACTACAGTGCTGAGCTCTCAAACCTGAACTGCTTTAGCCGCGCAGACTCCAAAAGCTGCAAGGAAGGCTACCCATGCCAAGACGGGGCATGCAGCTACTGCCACCACCGGAGGGTGAAGATCTCAAATTTCAATGCTAATCTCACGAGAAGCTCCAGTTCTGAGTCTGTCGATGCCGTGTTGTCCCTCTCTGCTCTGTCGCCAGAAATGAAAGAGGCCATCCAAAGTGTGAAGTATATTGCTGAAAACATGAAAGCTCAGAATGTAGCCAAAGAG attcaAGATGATTGGAAGTATGTTGCCATGGTGATTGACCGtatctttctctgggttttcatCCTGGTGTGCATATTAGGAACAGCAGGATTATTTCTACAGCCCTTGATGGCCAGAGATGACACATAA
- the Chrnb4 gene encoding neuronal acetylcholine receptor subunit beta-4: MRGTPLLLVFLFALLRWRGDCRLANAEEKLMDDLLNKTRYNNLIRPATSASQLISIHLELLVSQLISVNEREQIMTTNIWLKQEWTDYRLAWNSSYYEGVNILRIPAKRVWLPDIVLYNNADGTYEVSFYANVIVRSNGSIQWLPPAIYKSACKIEVKHFPFDQQNCTLKFRSWTYDHTEIDMVLKSPTAVMDDFTPSGEWDIVALPGRRTVNPQDPSYVDVTYDFIIKRKPLFYTINLIIPCVLITSLAILVFYLPSDCGEKMTLCISVLLALTFFLLLISKIVPPTSLDVPLIGKYLLFTMVLVTFSIVTTVCVLNVHHRSPSTHTMASWVKECFLHKLPTFLFMKRPGLKVNPAGIPHPSQLHLTSADAATTSALGPTSPSNVYGHSMYFVNPVLAAPKTAVGSHTAGNPRDARLRSSGRFRQDLQEALEGVNFIAQHLKSDDQDQSVIEDWKFVAMVVDRLFLWVFVFVCILGTVGLFLPPLFQTHAPSKGT; encoded by the exons ATGAGGGGCACACCCCTGCTCCTCGTCTTTCTGTTCGCCCTGCTTCGGTGGCGTG GGGACTGCCGCCTGGCCAACGCAGAGGAGAAGCTGATGGATGACCTCCTGAACAAAACCCGCTACAACAACCTGATCCGCCCAGCCACCAGTGCCTCTCAGCTCATCTCCATCCACCTGGAGCTCTTAGTGTCCCAGCTCATCAGTGTG AATGAGCGAGAACAAATCATGACCACCAACATCTGGCTGAAACAG GAATGGACTGACTATCGCCTGGCCTGGAACAGCTCCTATTATGAAGGGGTGAACATTCTGAGGATCCCCGCAAAGCGTGTCTGGTTGCCTGACATCGTGTTGTATAACAA tGCCGATGGGACCTACGAGGTGTCCTTCTACGCCAACGTCATAGTGCGGTCCAATGGCAGCATCCAGTGGCTGCCCCCTGCCATCTACAAGAGCGCCTGCAAGATTGAGGTGAAGCACTTTCCCTTTGACCAGCAGAACTGCACTCTCAAGTTCCGCTCCTGGACCTACGACCACACGGAGATCGACATGGTCCTTAAATCGCCCACGGCCGTCATGGATGACTTTACCCCCAGTGGCGAGTGGGACATCGTGGCCCTCCCAGGACGAAGGACGGTGAACCCGCAGGACCCCAGCTACGTGGATGTGACCTATGACTTCATCATCAAGCGCAAGCCCCTCTTCTACACCATCAACCTCATCATCCCCTGTGTGCTCATCACCTCGCTGGCCATCCTGGTCTTCTACCTGCCCTCCGATTGCGGGGAGAAGATGACGCTCTGCATCTCCGTGCTGCTAGCCCTCACGTTCTTCTTGCTGCTCATCTCCAAGATTGTGCCTCCCACCTCCCTTGACGTACCGCTCATTGGCAAGTACCTCTTGTTTACCATGGTGCTGGTCACCTTTTCCATCGTCACCACTGTCTGTGTCCTCAATGTGCACCACCGCTCACCCAGCACTCACACCATGGCTTCTTGGGTCAAGGAGTGCTTCCTGCACAAGCTGCCCACCTTCCTCTTCATGAAGCGCCCAGGTCTCAAAGTTAACCCAGCCGGGATCCCTCATCCCAGCCAGCTGCACCTGACCTCAGCTGATGCTGCCACTACCTCTGCCTTAGGCCCCACCAGCCCGTCTAACGTCTATGGGCATTCGATGTACTTTGTGAACCCCGTCCTTGCTGCTCCCAAGACTGCAGTCGGTTCTCACACAGCAGGCAACCCCAGGGACGCCCGCCTGAGGTCCTCAGGGAGGTTCCGGCAGGACCTACAGGAAGCTTTAGAGGGCGTCAACTTCATCGCCCAGCATCTGAAGAGTGACGACCAAGATCAGAGC GTCATCGAGGACTGGAAATTTGTAGCGATGGTGGTCGACCGCCTGTTCCTGTGGGTGTTTGTGTTCGTGTGCATCCTGGGCACCGTGgggctcttccttcctcccctctttcagACCCACGCACCTTCCAAGGGCACCTAG